The genome window GCCTTCACCGCCGTGTCGATGGTGCCGTGCCCCGACATCATGATGACGGGCAGCTCGGGCCTCAGCTCCGTCAGCCGGGCCAGCGCCGTCAGCCCATCCATGTCCGGCATCTTCACGTCCATCAACACCGCGTCCACCGGACGCGCGCTCACCACGTCGAGCGCCACCTGCCCGCTGGCGGCCAGATGTGTCTGATATCCCGCAAGCTGCAACGACTGGCTCAGGGTCAGCAGGATGTTCTTCTCGTCATCGACGATGAGCACGGATGCGGGCATGCGGGGCGCTCCCGGCCCGGGGACCACGTCACGCGGCCGCTCCCGGGCAACAGCGACAATCTCACGGAAAATATTTGGACATTCAAGGGTTTCGGGGCGCGGAGGGGTGTCTCGAAAGGGACAAAAGCTTTGACTCACCCCGGCGACTGAGACTACACGCGACCCGAATACCCGTCCCCTGCGGGTGCTTCTTTCGTTTCAATGATTTCGGGAGGAATGATGCGTCGGATTTCTCTGTGGGCGGGTCTCGGCCTCGCCATGGCCGTGCTGACCGGCTGCCCCCCCAGCTACCCCAACTGCAAGGACGACTCGACCTGCTCCGAGAAGGGCGAGGTCTGTGTCCAGGGCACGTGCCAGGAGTGCGCGACCGACGCCAACTGCAAGGAGGGCTTCTCCTGCCAGGGCAACAAGTGCGCGCCCAAGCCGCCCGAGTGCACCGTCGACAACCAGTGCGGTGACGGCCGCATCTGCGAGGCCGGCAAGTGCGCCGAGGCCCAGTGCAAGGACGACTCGGCTTGCCCCTCCGGTGGCAAGTGCCAGGGTGGCCGCTGCCAGGTCCCCACGGACACGTGCGCGTCCAACTCCGACTGCGGTGACGGCCAGGAGTGCAGCGCCGGCCGCTGCGTGACGGCCTCCGCGGACAAGTGCGACTGGAGCCCCATCCGCTTCGGCTTCAACGAGTCCTCGCTGGACTCCGAGGCCCAGCAGCGCCTGTCGGACCTGGCCAACTGCCTGAAGACGGGCCAGGCGGGCAAGCTGACCCTGGCGGGCCACGCCGACGAGCGCGGCACGGAGGAGTACAACCTCCAGCTCTCCAACCGCCGCGCGGCGGCCGTCAAGCGCTACCTGACGGACCTGGGCATCAAGTCCAACGCCGTCACGACGGTGGGCTACGGCGAGACGCGCCCGGTGAACAACGCCTCCTCCGAAGAGGCGTGGAGCGAGAACCGCCGGGTCGAGTTCCAGCGCTAGTGGGGGCTGAGGTAGGCTTGGCGCCACATGGCCGTCCACGAGCCGGAAGCGCGTCAGTCCTATCTCGTCTTCGCCTGCGGTAGCAGCTGGTACGCGGTACCCGCGGACAGCGCGGCGGAGGTCGTCACCTTCCCCGAGCTCACGCGGGTACCGGGCGCTCCAGCCCACCTGCTGGGTGTGTTCGCCCACCGAGGAGAGGTCATCCCGGTGGTGGACATGGGCCTCTTGGTGGGCGGCGCCAGCCAGTCC of Myxococcus fulvus contains these proteins:
- a CDS encoding OmpA family protein; translated protein: MRRISLWAGLGLAMAVLTGCPPSYPNCKDDSTCSEKGEVCVQGTCQECATDANCKEGFSCQGNKCAPKPPECTVDNQCGDGRICEAGKCAEAQCKDDSACPSGGKCQGGRCQVPTDTCASNSDCGDGQECSAGRCVTASADKCDWSPIRFGFNESSLDSEAQQRLSDLANCLKTGQAGKLTLAGHADERGTEEYNLQLSNRRAAAVKRYLTDLGIKSNAVTTVGYGETRPVNNASSEEAWSENRRVEFQR
- a CDS encoding chemotaxis protein CheW, encoding MAVHEPEARQSYLVFACGSSWYAVPADSAAEVVTFPELTRVPGAPAHLLGVFAHRGEVIPVVDMGLLVGGASQSSRRAVLVRLPRGTLALTATTVAGVSPVTGALEPLGSAGVQVHLRGPAKSGPRDVAVIDPEGLFDHLSQGA